From Pseudomonas sp. AN-1:
AGCACATCCAGCAGCACCTCGGCCAGCCGGCCATCCTGGTGAACAACGCCGGCATCACCCGCGACAACCTGATGCTGCGGATGAAGGACGAGGAGTGGAGCGACGTCATCAACACCAACCTGACCAGCATCTACCGCCTGTCCAAGGCCGTGCTCAAGGGCATGACCAAGGCGCGCTGGGGCCGGATCATCAACATCAGTTCGGTGGTCGGCTCGATGGGCAATGCCGGTCAGGCCAACTACGCGGCGGCCAAGGCCGGCGTGGAAGGCTTCAGCCGCGCCCTGGCTCGTGAGGTCGGCTCGCGCAACATCACCGTCAATGCGGTTGCGCCGGGCTTCATCGATACCGACATGACCCGCGACCTGCCGGAAGCGCATCGCCAGAACCTGCTGACCCAGATTCCGCTGGGGCGTCTGGGGCAGGCGGAGGAGATCGCCAGCGTGGTAGGCTTCCTCGCCGGCGAGGGTGGCGCCTACGTCACCGGCGCGACCATCCCGGTCAACGGTGGCATGTACATGTAAAAAAGTGCCGCCGGCCCCGTGCCGGCGGCAATGGCGGCATCCCCGAAAAAGCGCCATGTGGTTGTTTTGCAAGGCAGTTTTCCTGGCGGGCGAAAAAATGCGCTTCGGCAGGCCGGCAAGGGTTTTGCTTGAAAAGCTGAAAACCCTTTCTATACACTAGCCGCCACCAGCTACATGGAACTCTCCATAGGAGTGAGAACGAGATATGAGCACCATCGAAGAACGCGTCAAGAAAATCGTTGCCGAGCAGCTTGGCGTTAAAGAAGAAGAAGTGACCAACAGCGCTTCCTTCGTGGAAGACCTGGGCGCTGATTCCCTGGACACCGTGGAGCTGGTCATGGCTCTCGAGGAAGAATTCGAGACCGAAATCCCGGACGAGCAGGCTGAGAAGATCACCACCGTTCAGGAAGCCATCGATTACATCAATGCTCACGGCCAGCAGTAAGTAATCGTCGGTTCCGACCGGAAAAAGCCGCACGTCCCTGAAAAGACGTGCGGTTTTTCTTTGGGTAAAAGGAAGTGGTGGCGCTGGTCTGGCCACGCTTCGTCGCTGTAGTGGATCAACAAGAGGAGAGCGCTGTGTCGCGTAGACGCGTCGTGGTCACCGGTCTTGGCATGCTGTCACCCCTCGGCCCGGATGTGGCCAGCAGTTGGCAGGGCGTGCTGGCCGGGCAGAGTGGCATCGGTCCGATCGGGCATATGGATGTCTCGGCTTTCGCCACCCGCTTCGGTGGTTCGGTCAAGGGCTTCAATGTCGAGGACTACCTGCCGGCCAAGGAAGCTCGCAAGATGGACCTCTTCATCCAGTACGGCATGGCCGCCAGCCTGCAGGCGGTGCGCGACGCCGGCCTGGAGGTCACCGACGCCAACCGCGAGCGCGTGGGCGTGGCCATGGGCTCGGGCATCGGCGGCCTGACCAACATCGAGAACAACGCCAGGTCGCTGCACGAGCAGGGGCCGCGGCGCATCTCGCCGTTCTTCGTGCCGGGCTCGATCATCAACATGATTTCCGGGTTCCTGTCGATCCATCTGGGCGCACAGGGTCCCAACTACGCGATCACCACCGCGTGCACCACCGGCACCCACAGCATCGGCATGGCGGCGCGCAACATCGCCTACGGCGAGGCCGACGTGATGATCGCCGGCGGCTCCGAGATGGCCACCTGCGGCCTGGGTCTCGGCGGCTTCGGCGCAGCCCGGGCCCTGTCCACCCGCAACGACGAGCCGACCCGTGCCAGCCGCCCCTGGGACCGCGGCCGTGACGGCTTCGTGCTGGCCGACGGCGCCGGCGCCCTGGTGCTGGAAGAGCTGGAGCACGCCAAGGCCCGCGGCGCGCGCATCTATGCCGAGCTGGTCGGCTTCGGCATGAGCGGTGACGCCTACCACATGACCGCGCCGCCGGAGACCGGCGACGGCGCCGCGCGCTGCATGCAGAATGCCCTGCGTGACGCCGGCCTGAACCCGGAGCAGGTGCAGTACATCAACGCCCACGGCACCTCGACCCCGGCCGGCGACCTGGCCGAGTGCGCGGCGGTCAAGCGCGTGTTCGGCGAGTACGCCCACAGCCTGGCGGTCAGCTCGACCAAGTCGATGACCGGCCACCTGCTGGGCGCCGCCGGTGCGGTGGAGGCGATCTTCAGCATCCTCGCCCTGCGCGACCAGGTGGCGCCGCCGACCATCAACCTCGACGAGCCGGACGAGGGCTGCGACCTCAACTTCGTCGCCCACCAGGCGCAGGCGATGCCGATCGACGTGGCGGTGTCCAACTCCTTCGGCTTCGGCGGCACCAACGGCACCCTGGTGTTCCGCCGCTTCGCCGGCTGATGGGGCTGACCTGGATCGACGGTCGCCCGGCGGACGCCCTGCCGCTGAGCGACCGCGGTCTGGCCTACGGCGATGGCCTGTTCGAGACCATCGCCGTGCGCCGCGGCCGCCTGCTCCTGCTCGAGCGCCATCTGCAGCGCCTCGGCGAGGGTGCCCGGCGCCTCGCCCTGCCGCTGGACCTGGCGCTGGTGCGCGCCGAGCTGCTGGCCTTCGCCGGCGAGCTCGGCAGCGGCGTGGCCAAGCTGATCGTCACCCGCGGCGACGGCCTGCGCGGCTACGCGCCGCCGGCCGACGCCCGCTGCCGGCGCATCCTCTCCGGCGGTCCGCCGCCCGCCTATCCGGCGCGCCACCGCGAACAGGGCATCCGCCTGTTTCCCTGTGCCACCCGCCTGGCCGAGCAGCCGCTGCTGGCGGGGCTCAAGCACCTCAATCGCCTCGAGCAGGTCCTCGCCCGCGCCGAATGGCAGGACCCGGCCTGTGCCGAGGGGCTGATGCGCGACGCCAGCGGCCGGGTGGTCGAGGGCGTGTTCAGCAACCTGTTCGTGGTGCGCGACGGCGAGCTGCTGACGCCCGCGCTGGCGCGCTGCGGCGTGGCCGGCGTGATGCGTGCGGAGATCCTCGCCCGCGCCG
This genomic window contains:
- the fabG gene encoding 3-oxoacyl-ACP reductase FabG; the protein is MSLQGKVALVTGATRGIGQAIALELGRQGAIVIGTATSAAGAERIAEYLKAAGIEGAGLVLDVASDESVAQTLEHIQQHLGQPAILVNNAGITRDNLMLRMKDEEWSDVINTNLTSIYRLSKAVLKGMTKARWGRIINISSVVGSMGNAGQANYAAAKAGVEGFSRALAREVGSRNITVNAVAPGFIDTDMTRDLPEAHRQNLLTQIPLGRLGQAEEIASVVGFLAGEGGAYVTGATIPVNGGMYM
- the acpP gene encoding acyl carrier protein, whose amino-acid sequence is MSTIEERVKKIVAEQLGVKEEEVTNSASFVEDLGADSLDTVELVMALEEEFETEIPDEQAEKITTVQEAIDYINAHGQQ
- the fabF gene encoding beta-ketoacyl-ACP synthase II — protein: MSRRRVVVTGLGMLSPLGPDVASSWQGVLAGQSGIGPIGHMDVSAFATRFGGSVKGFNVEDYLPAKEARKMDLFIQYGMAASLQAVRDAGLEVTDANRERVGVAMGSGIGGLTNIENNARSLHEQGPRRISPFFVPGSIINMISGFLSIHLGAQGPNYAITTACTTGTHSIGMAARNIAYGEADVMIAGGSEMATCGLGLGGFGAARALSTRNDEPTRASRPWDRGRDGFVLADGAGALVLEELEHAKARGARIYAELVGFGMSGDAYHMTAPPETGDGAARCMQNALRDAGLNPEQVQYINAHGTSTPAGDLAECAAVKRVFGEYAHSLAVSSTKSMTGHLLGAAGAVEAIFSILALRDQVAPPTINLDEPDEGCDLNFVAHQAQAMPIDVAVSNSFGFGGTNGTLVFRRFAG
- the pabC gene encoding aminodeoxychorismate lyase, translating into MGLTWIDGRPADALPLSDRGLAYGDGLFETIAVRRGRLLLLERHLQRLGEGARRLALPLDLALVRAELLAFAGELGSGVAKLIVTRGDGLRGYAPPADARCRRILSGGPPPAYPARHREQGIRLFPCATRLAEQPLLAGLKHLNRLEQVLARAEWQDPACAEGLMRDASGRVVEGVFSNLFVVRDGELLTPALARCGVAGVMRAEILARAAQAGIATRIEDIDYPALLAADEVFLCNSQYGIWPVVALEGHGWPLGGLTRKLQGLLSDLVDA